One genomic window of Synergistota bacterium includes the following:
- the csm5 gene encoding type III-A CRISPR-associated RAMP protein Csm5, with the protein MRIKLKTITPIFIGAGPEEYLSPLMDYVRIKNQFGLVNREVLLRMLEELGIINDYVIKIKRSSDSFSLTEFLAEHGISQEDFSKLFSKKNFLRLKGIERNKNSAPQISSFISSAGRKYIPGSSIKGSIRTALAYAFLERINQSFSDIERKLGNKAKFAFQNSSLQFKVFSSKFSKSSKYDAKDDFLKVLRVRDSDSIPRSDFVVVPCYSYNIGQGERRVPVYLECFDEGKEVEIEINLFKGNSPIYERASNFWSFLRYEEERAIKTIFGFLNEFARDFINHEIERLRGGEVRGILNFYNDLRKKLDSLSEGEALMLIGRGTTFFGKTIDMLWGDDIEKLRGRFRERSLGIINGEKSNPFPITRLLWNDGGHWKPIGWAKLEAF; encoded by the coding sequence CTTAAGACTATAACGCCCATTTTTATAGGTGCTGGACCGGAAGAGTATTTAAGTCCCCTTATGGATTATGTTAGGATAAAGAATCAGTTTGGATTAGTGAATAGAGAAGTTCTTTTGAGGATGCTGGAAGAGTTAGGTATTATTAATGACTATGTTATCAAGATTAAGCGATCAAGTGATAGCTTCAGTTTAACAGAGTTTTTGGCCGAGCATGGCATTTCTCAGGAAGATTTCAGTAAGCTTTTTTCTAAAAAGAATTTTCTTAGGCTTAAGGGGATAGAGCGGAATAAGAATTCAGCTCCCCAAATTTCCTCTTTTATCTCCTCAGCTGGTCGGAAATATATCCCCGGAAGCAGTATTAAGGGGAGCATAAGAACCGCTCTCGCGTATGCGTTTCTTGAAAGGATCAATCAAAGCTTTTCTGATATTGAGAGAAAGCTTGGGAATAAGGCCAAATTTGCTTTCCAGAATTCCAGTTTGCAATTTAAGGTATTCTCTTCCAAGTTTTCAAAGAGCTCTAAGTATGATGCTAAAGACGACTTTTTAAAGGTTCTCAGGGTAAGAGATAGTGATTCTATTCCTCGTTCTGATTTTGTTGTCGTTCCCTGCTACTCCTATAACATTGGTCAAGGCGAAAGGAGAGTGCCAGTTTATCTTGAGTGTTTTGATGAAGGGAAAGAAGTGGAAATAGAGATAAACCTATTTAAAGGGAACAGCCCTATATACGAAAGAGCTTCTAATTTCTGGAGCTTTTTGAGATATGAGGAAGAAAGAGCTATAAAGACCATTTTCGGATTTCTGAACGAGTTTGCACGGGATTTTATAAATCATGAGATAGAGCGCCTCAGAGGTGGGGAGGTTAGGGGAATATTAAATTTCTATAACGATCTTAGGAAAAAGCTCGATAGTCTGTCTGAAGGAGAGGCTTTGATGCTTATAGGTAGGGGAACCACCTTTTTCGGGAAAACGATTGATATGCTCTGGGGCGATGACATAGAGAAGCTGCGAGGTAGATTTAGAGAACGGAGCCTTGGGATTATTAATGGTGAAAAATCTAACCCTTTTCCCATTACTCGTCTTCTCTGGAATGACGGAGGTCACTGGAAGCCCATAGGCTGGGCAAAGTTGGAAGCTTTCTGA
- a CDS encoding ABC transporter substrate-binding protein: MAVLIGALALSLSAFAAVKHPDTIIEVTVGDVNTLDPHFAYDTASNEVIYNVYENLIAYKGKSVKEFVPLLATKVPSVENGLIKDGGKTYIFPIRKGVKFHNGYELTPEDVAYSIKRCMILDRAGGPSWMLLDPLLGYESLEDLVKAKTGVKKWDDLFTKDGKLKPQYKKAMMEIYNMIDKAVEVKGDNVIFHLVKPFPPFLSILAQGASWSAILSKKWCAEQGCWPGTPDEWWKYHDPQKEDDPIYSKMNGTGPFKLVEWVKGQYIKLERNDNYWRKPAKIKYVIIKKVDEWATRRMLLERGDADMIYVPRQYLPQVEKMKGVRIVRRLPTLTMQAAFFNFNIRVEGNPNVGSGKLDGNGIPSDFFSDIHVRRGFCYLFDWKTYIRDVWGGDALHPTGVIPKGLLGYNPNGPRYHFDLKKAKEEFMKAWHGEVWKKGFKFTILYNAGNEQRKVAAEMIARNARRLNPKFRIEVRGVQWSTYLSNLTEGNLTIFLIGWLADFPDPHNFVQPFLGSRGAFMGYQGKNAVELAEKEFDPLMKKAMQTTDPKEREKLYFELQKKEYEYAPHILLYQAMGTHVERTWVKGWYYNPMRPGQDFYSLWKSDK; the protein is encoded by the coding sequence ATCGCGGTGCTTATTGGGGCTCTGGCTCTTTCGCTGAGCGCATTCGCTGCTGTTAAGCACCCAGATACCATCATCGAGGTTACAGTCGGAGATGTTAATACGCTCGATCCTCATTTCGCCTATGATACCGCCAGCAACGAGGTTATCTATAACGTTTATGAAAACCTTATTGCTTATAAGGGAAAAAGTGTTAAGGAGTTTGTGCCTCTTCTTGCTACTAAAGTTCCCTCGGTCGAAAACGGTCTCATAAAAGATGGAGGAAAAACCTATATTTTCCCGATCAGGAAGGGAGTAAAGTTCCATAACGGTTATGAGCTTACGCCTGAGGATGTTGCTTACTCTATTAAAAGATGCATGATTCTTGACAGAGCTGGGGGACCCAGCTGGATGCTTCTTGATCCCTTGCTTGGATACGAGAGCCTTGAGGATCTCGTGAAGGCCAAGACTGGTGTTAAAAAGTGGGATGATCTCTTTACCAAGGATGGCAAGCTTAAGCCGCAGTATAAGAAAGCGATGATGGAGATCTATAATATGATCGATAAGGCTGTTGAGGTTAAGGGAGACAATGTTATTTTCCACCTCGTTAAGCCTTTCCCACCATTCTTGAGCATATTAGCTCAGGGCGCGAGTTGGTCTGCGATCCTCAGCAAGAAATGGTGTGCTGAACAGGGATGTTGGCCCGGAACGCCGGATGAGTGGTGGAAGTATCATGATCCTCAGAAAGAGGATGATCCTATCTACTCTAAGATGAACGGCACGGGTCCGTTTAAGCTCGTTGAATGGGTGAAGGGCCAGTATATCAAGCTTGAGAGGAATGATAACTATTGGAGAAAGCCCGCAAAGATAAAGTATGTAATCATTAAGAAGGTGGACGAGTGGGCTACAAGGAGGATGCTCCTTGAAAGAGGAGACGCCGATATGATTTACGTTCCGAGACAATACCTTCCCCAGGTTGAAAAAATGAAGGGTGTAAGAATCGTAAGAAGATTGCCCACGCTAACCATGCAGGCTGCTTTCTTTAACTTCAACATAAGGGTTGAGGGGAATCCCAATGTTGGCAGTGGTAAGCTTGACGGAAACGGTATTCCCTCCGATTTCTTCAGCGATATTCATGTAAGAAGAGGATTCTGTTATCTCTTTGACTGGAAAACTTATATAAGGGATGTTTGGGGAGGAGATGCTCTCCATCCGACGGGGGTTATCCCGAAGGGGTTACTTGGATATAATCCGAATGGGCCAAGGTACCATTTCGATCTTAAGAAGGCTAAGGAGGAGTTTATGAAGGCTTGGCACGGCGAGGTCTGGAAGAAAGGATTTAAATTCACGATACTCTATAACGCGGGCAACGAGCAGAGAAAGGTTGCGGCTGAGATGATAGCGAGAAACGCTCGTAGATTGAATCCGAAGTTTAGAATAGAGGTCAGAGGGGTACAATGGTCTACCTACCTCTCTAATCTAACAGAAGGAAACCTGACTATATTCCTTATAGGATGGCTTGCTGACTTTCCCGATCCTCATAACTTCGTCCAGCCCTTCTTGGGAAGCAGAGGAGCGTTTATGGGATATCAGGGTAAGAATGCGGTTGAACTCGCTGAGAAGGAGTTCGATCCTCTTATGAAGAAAGCCATGCAGACTACCGATCCTAAAGAGAGGGAAAAGCTTTACTTTGAGCTTCAGAAGAAGGAGTATGAGTATGCTCCGCATATCTTGCTCTATCAGGCTATGGGAACTCATGTTGAGAGAACATGGGTAAAGGGCTGGTATTACAATCCGATGAGACCTGGTCAGGACTTCTACAGCCTCTGGAAGTCGGACAAGTAG
- a CDS encoding ABC transporter permease, producing MIAYIVRRLILLPFILLGVTLLIFFMMQLLDPVERLATYIKSPEELKNATPENLQRLLHKYGLDRPAWVQYLSWLKKLLHFDLGWSEVAHQPVGDAILSRFPATLELAIFAVIPVVWVGIWLGIISAVHRDKFLDQIIRVFAVVGWSLPTFVFGILILFVFYGILGWFPPGRLSIWAQNVVSSSHFKVYTGLYVLDGILNGRFDVALDALRHLVAPIITLSYLWW from the coding sequence ATGATCGCTTATATAGTAAGGAGGTTAATTCTTTTACCGTTTATACTGCTGGGTGTGACTCTTCTTATATTTTTCATGATGCAGCTTCTTGACCCGGTGGAAAGACTTGCAACTTATATTAAGAGCCCTGAAGAGCTCAAAAATGCCACTCCTGAGAATCTTCAGAGACTCCTTCATAAGTATGGTTTGGATAGGCCCGCTTGGGTTCAGTACCTGAGCTGGTTGAAGAAGCTCCTTCATTTTGACCTCGGTTGGTCCGAGGTAGCGCATCAGCCTGTCGGGGATGCCATATTAAGTAGGTTCCCTGCCACCCTTGAGCTTGCGATATTTGCTGTTATTCCGGTGGTGTGGGTCGGAATATGGCTTGGAATAATATCCGCAGTTCATCGAGATAAATTTCTTGATCAGATAATAAGAGTGTTTGCAGTGGTGGGCTGGTCTCTTCCCACGTTCGTTTTTGGTATTTTAATTCTCTTTGTTTTTTATGGCATTTTAGGTTGGTTTCCCCCGGGGAGACTATCAATCTGGGCTCAAAATGTGGTTAGCTCCTCTCACTTTAAGGTTTATACGGGATTATATGTTCTCGATGGGATATTGAATGGGCGCTTTGATGTGGCTTTAGATGCGTTAAGGCATCTTGTAGCTCCCATTATAACCCTTTCCTATCTCTGGTGGG